The following are from one region of the Gryllotalpicola protaetiae genome:
- a CDS encoding TrmH family RNA methyltransferase yields MSTRADRARTATYAEVVPEPDETPHPGPGVGPWQGEWPRGEEYDPELLANGDTRNVVDRFRYWTMEAIVAELDRRRHPFHVAIENWQHDLNIGSIVRTANAFLADTVHIVGRRRWNKRGAMVTDRYQHVLHHDTIDELVAWARERGLPIIAVDNVPGSVLIETFDLPRACVLLFGQEGPGLTDAAIEASDAVVEIAQFGSTRSINAGAAAAIAMHRWISQHVVGRR; encoded by the coding sequence ATGTCTACTCGTGCGGATCGCGCGCGCACCGCCACCTACGCTGAAGTCGTGCCAGAACCCGACGAGACCCCGCACCCCGGCCCCGGCGTCGGGCCCTGGCAGGGCGAGTGGCCGCGCGGCGAGGAATACGACCCCGAGCTGCTCGCGAACGGCGACACCCGCAACGTCGTCGACCGCTTCCGGTACTGGACGATGGAGGCCATCGTCGCTGAGCTCGACCGGCGCCGGCATCCGTTTCATGTCGCCATCGAGAACTGGCAGCACGACCTCAACATCGGGTCGATCGTGCGCACCGCCAACGCGTTCCTCGCCGACACGGTGCACATCGTCGGCCGGCGGCGCTGGAACAAGCGCGGTGCGATGGTCACCGACCGCTACCAGCACGTGCTGCACCACGACACGATCGACGAGCTGGTCGCGTGGGCGCGCGAGCGCGGGCTGCCGATCATCGCGGTCGACAACGTGCCCGGCTCTGTGCTGATCGAGACCTTCGATCTCCCGCGCGCGTGCGTGCTGCTGTTCGGGCAGGAGGGGCCGGGGCTGACGGATGCTGCGATCGAGGCTTCCGACGCCGTGGTCGAGATCGCACAGTTCGGCTCGACGCGCTCGATCAACGCGGGTGCCGCCGCCGCGATCGCGATGCATCGGTGGATCTCGCAGCATGTCGTAGGCCGTCGGTAA
- a CDS encoding sensor histidine kinase, giving the protein MLTRPPGWDAAIAAGLLVCAALIWFTNPGIVAATGQPAWAPWALLAVFAVGYAAVGRRALTRTMPAPLLFGYAAFIAVTVGAMCVFVPSLATMQCVAYPLAWCILSTRGSIVASCAIAVAVFGGFMLAPVQQGQDGLLLTSGAIAAMSLAFSLVLGLWISRVFDYAHERVRLLDQLTAAQDELAAMHRQAGETSERARFARELHDTVTQSLTGLVMLAERTGAQLRAGDGADARESVALIESTAREALGEARALVATITPVSADSLAEAMRRLGQRFERETGVAVETRVCEQPIAREREVVLLRCAQEGLANVRKHANARRVVIEVAADASGGELALTVRDDGVGVGRGAVAEESGFGIAGMRERVGMLGGRLTLATRPGGGAELAVVIPLAAS; this is encoded by the coding sequence GTGCTGACGAGGCCGCCGGGGTGGGACGCCGCGATCGCGGCGGGCCTGCTCGTCTGCGCCGCCCTGATCTGGTTCACGAACCCGGGCATCGTCGCGGCGACCGGGCAGCCGGCGTGGGCCCCGTGGGCGCTGCTCGCCGTCTTCGCCGTCGGCTACGCGGCCGTCGGCAGGCGGGCGCTCACCCGCACGATGCCGGCGCCGCTGCTGTTCGGCTACGCCGCCTTCATCGCGGTGACGGTCGGCGCGATGTGCGTCTTCGTGCCGAGCCTCGCGACGATGCAGTGCGTCGCGTACCCGCTCGCCTGGTGCATCCTCTCGACCCGCGGGTCGATCGTCGCGAGTTGCGCGATCGCCGTCGCCGTTTTCGGCGGCTTCATGCTCGCGCCGGTGCAGCAGGGTCAGGACGGGCTGCTGCTCACCTCGGGCGCCATCGCCGCGATGTCGCTCGCGTTCTCGCTCGTGCTCGGGCTCTGGATCAGCCGCGTCTTCGACTACGCGCACGAACGCGTGCGGCTGCTCGACCAGCTCACCGCCGCGCAGGACGAGCTCGCCGCCATGCACCGGCAGGCCGGCGAGACGAGCGAGCGCGCCCGGTTCGCGCGCGAGCTGCACGACACGGTCACCCAGAGCCTCACGGGGCTCGTGATGCTGGCCGAGCGCACAGGCGCGCAGCTGCGCGCAGGCGATGGTGCAGACGCCCGGGAATCCGTCGCCCTCATCGAATCCACCGCGCGCGAGGCGCTCGGCGAGGCCCGCGCGCTCGTGGCGACCATCACGCCCGTGTCGGCCGACTCGCTCGCCGAGGCGATGCGCCGGCTCGGTCAGCGCTTCGAGCGCGAGACCGGAGTCGCCGTCGAGACCCGCGTGTGCGAGCAGCCGATCGCACGCGAGCGCGAGGTCGTGCTGCTGCGCTGCGCGCAGGAGGGGCTCGCCAACGTGCGCAAGCACGCCAATGCACGCCGGGTCGTGATCGAGGTGGCCGCCGACGCATCCGGCGGCGAGCTCGCGCTGACGGTGCGCGACGACGGCGTCGGGGTGGGGCGCGGCGCGGTCGCCGAAGAGAGCGGGTTCGGCATCGCCGGCATGCGCGAGCGCGTCGGGATGCTGGGCGGCCGGCTCACCCTCGCGACGCGGCCCGGCGGCGGCGCAGAGCTCGCGGTGGTCATTCCGCTGGCCGCGTCATGA
- a CDS encoding response regulator — protein sequence MIRVVVADDHPIVRSGVVATLAAAPDIEVVAEAADGAEAVRLAEASAPDVVLMDLRMPVLGGALATEQLLTAAHPPRVLVLTTYDTDDDIIAAIEAGASGYLLKAAPAEEILAAVRAVHAGKTALAPSIAAALVSRVRSTAAVPRLSGRELEVLRLVASGLSNPQIAARLFIGEATVKTHLVHVFEKLAVDDRTRAVTRAQELGLL from the coding sequence ATGATTAGGGTCGTCGTCGCGGACGACCACCCCATCGTCCGCAGCGGCGTCGTCGCGACGCTCGCGGCAGCGCCAGACATCGAGGTGGTGGCCGAGGCGGCCGACGGCGCAGAGGCGGTGCGGCTGGCCGAGGCATCCGCCCCCGATGTCGTGCTGATGGATCTGCGCATGCCGGTGCTGGGCGGCGCCCTAGCCACCGAACAGCTGCTGACCGCCGCGCACCCGCCGCGCGTTCTCGTGCTCACGACCTACGACACCGACGACGACATCATCGCGGCGATCGAGGCTGGAGCGAGCGGATACCTGCTCAAGGCCGCGCCCGCGGAGGAGATCCTCGCCGCGGTGCGCGCGGTGCACGCCGGGAAGACGGCGCTCGCGCCGTCGATCGCGGCCGCGCTCGTGAGCCGGGTGCGCAGCACGGCCGCCGTGCCGCGGCTGTCGGGGCGCGAGCTGGAGGTGCTGCGGCTTGTGGCATCCGGCCTCAGCAACCCGCAGATCGCGGCCCGACTGTTCATCGGCGAGGCGACCGTGAAGACCCACCTCGTGCACGTCTTCGAGAAGCTCGCCGTCGACGACCGCACGCGCGCGGTCACCCGCGCGCAAGAGCTGGGGCTGCTGTAG
- a CDS encoding HAD-IIA family hydrolase, with the protein MRDRGDVVSWLTDMDGVLVHENKALPGASELLKQWHDDGTEFLVLTNNSIFTPRDLAARLRISGIDVPEERIWTSALATADFCASQIPGGSAFVIGEAGITTALHEVGFIMTETDPDFVVVGETRNYSFEAITKAIRLIDSGARFIATNPDATGPSAEGPLPATGAIAALITKATGREPYIVGKPNPMMFRSAMNKIGAHSETTGMIGDRMDTDIVAGIEAGLFTVLVMSGITADDEIKRYPFRPDEVLSGVSQMVRSGS; encoded by the coding sequence ATGCGCGATCGCGGCGACGTCGTCTCCTGGCTCACCGATATGGACGGCGTGCTCGTCCACGAGAACAAAGCCCTGCCGGGGGCCTCAGAGCTGCTCAAGCAGTGGCACGACGACGGCACCGAGTTCCTGGTGCTGACCAACAACTCGATCTTCACCCCGCGCGACCTCGCCGCCCGCCTGCGCATCTCGGGCATCGACGTGCCCGAGGAGCGCATCTGGACCTCGGCGCTCGCCACAGCCGACTTCTGCGCCAGCCAGATCCCCGGCGGCAGCGCCTTCGTGATCGGCGAGGCCGGCATCACGACCGCGCTGCACGAGGTCGGCTTCATCATGACCGAGACCGACCCCGACTTCGTGGTCGTCGGCGAGACCCGGAACTACAGCTTCGAGGCCATCACGAAGGCGATCAGGCTGATCGACAGCGGCGCGCGGTTCATCGCGACGAACCCGGATGCCACGGGCCCGAGCGCCGAGGGCCCGCTGCCCGCGACGGGCGCGATCGCCGCCCTGATCACCAAGGCGACCGGGCGCGAGCCGTACATCGTCGGCAAGCCGAACCCCATGATGTTCCGCTCGGCGATGAACAAGATCGGCGCCCATTCGGAGACGACGGGCATGATCGGCGACCGCATGGACACCGACATCGTCGCCGGCATCGAGGCTGGCCTGTTCACCGTGCTCGTCATGTCGGGCATCACCGCCGACGACGAGATCAAGCGGTACCCGTTCCGCCCCGACGAGGTGCTGAGCGGGGTCTCGCAGATGGTGCGCTCCGGCTCGTAG
- a CDS encoding IS481 family transposase, protein MAHANARLTFHGRLLIVERARAGWKQAHIASAMGVSRKTVGYWIARFNAEGEAGLRDRSSRPYRSPRRTSAAVEAELVRLREAERLGRDELAARVGVSPRTASRILIRRQMPRLALLDAITGQLIRSSKQTAIRYQRDEPGELVHMDVKKLGRIPDGGGWRAHGRSEKVRGRGIGYDYVHSLVDDRTRLAYSEIHPDEKAATVAQFLERALDYLAACGITKVQRLMTDNALAYRRSAAVRELCARRGITQKFIKPHCPWQNGKVERLNRTLQTEWAYRRPYDSNEARAAALAPWLKHYNTERRHSALGGQPPISLLTPTC, encoded by the coding sequence ATGGCCCACGCTAATGCCCGGCTGACGTTTCATGGCCGGCTTCTGATCGTTGAACGTGCCCGCGCGGGCTGGAAGCAGGCGCATATCGCTTCGGCGATGGGTGTCTCCCGCAAGACCGTGGGTTACTGGATCGCCCGCTTCAACGCCGAGGGCGAAGCCGGGCTGCGCGACCGGTCCTCACGGCCGTACCGCTCGCCGAGGCGAACAAGCGCGGCGGTCGAAGCCGAGCTCGTCCGGCTGCGCGAGGCCGAGCGGCTTGGCCGGGACGAGCTGGCGGCACGAGTGGGTGTCTCACCGCGCACGGCAAGCCGCATCCTGATCCGGCGCCAGATGCCCCGCCTGGCGCTCCTGGATGCGATCACCGGACAGCTGATCCGCTCTTCGAAGCAGACCGCGATCCGCTACCAGCGCGATGAGCCCGGCGAGCTGGTGCACATGGACGTCAAGAAGCTCGGACGTATCCCCGACGGCGGCGGCTGGCGGGCCCACGGGCGCAGCGAGAAGGTGCGGGGCCGCGGTATCGGCTACGACTACGTGCACTCCCTGGTCGATGACCGCACCCGCTTGGCGTACTCCGAGATCCACCCCGACGAGAAAGCTGCGACCGTCGCACAGTTCCTCGAGCGGGCTCTGGACTACCTCGCCGCCTGCGGGATCACGAAGGTGCAGCGGCTGATGACCGACAACGCTCTCGCCTACCGCCGTTCAGCCGCCGTACGCGAGCTATGCGCCCGGCGCGGCATCACGCAGAAGTTCATCAAGCCGCACTGCCCCTGGCAAAACGGCAAAGTCGAACGACTGAACCGCACCCTGCAAACCGAATGGGCCTACCGGCGCCCTTACGACTCCAACGAGGCCCGCGCCGCCGCACTTGCGCCCTGGCTGAAGCACTACAACACTGAACGACGCCACTCAGCCCTCGGGGGCCAACCCCCGATCAGCCTGCTGACACCAACCTGCTGA
- a CDS encoding FAD-binding oxidoreductase — translation MERTRRELTRRSLIEGGVGLCLAGLLTACTGGGSPAPTRSPTASAPPTPHGPSSWTELAAAVTDGVLHAGSADWDTARVLRNPRYDAADPLGILRAANVDDVVAGLAFARNTKTPVALRAGGHSYPGWSAGGCPGTDVPRSLVISTAGLNGIELSPDGTSVTIGPGAQLLDVYNRLAAAGRAIGAGSCATVGVGGLTLGGGVGVLVRSFGLTCDQLTGTTIVTPDGAVHEVSAQAEPDLFWACRGGGGGTAGVVTALTFRTQAAPTVLLFELTFPWSAAAGVVAAWQRWAPTADRKLWSSLKLLAGSRHAGGPAVIVVGTWTGAQTGADASVDAFIAATGATPLTHVASEHSYGDAMRANAGTGARVSEAATSSIGSRALVAAEIETLLAHVAHASTTAGLTEGGVSLDALGGAVGDIGAADTAFPWRSALWTAQYTATFADGADPAPFDAYVRGFRAAMRPAWGDAAYANYCDAGIADPAAYFGDNTARLRRIARSADPAGLLTQPHWV, via the coding sequence GTGGAACGAACCCGCCGCGAGCTGACGCGCCGATCGCTCATCGAGGGCGGCGTCGGCCTCTGCCTGGCCGGGCTCCTCACGGCGTGCACCGGCGGCGGCTCGCCGGCGCCGACCCGGTCGCCCACGGCATCCGCACCCCCGACGCCGCACGGGCCGAGCTCATGGACCGAACTCGCAGCAGCCGTGACCGACGGCGTGCTGCACGCGGGTTCGGCGGACTGGGACACGGCGCGCGTGCTGCGCAATCCCCGCTACGACGCCGCGGATCCGCTCGGCATCCTGCGCGCGGCGAACGTCGACGACGTGGTCGCCGGCCTCGCATTCGCCCGCAACACGAAAACACCGGTCGCGCTGCGCGCGGGCGGCCACTCCTACCCCGGCTGGTCGGCAGGCGGATGCCCGGGCACCGACGTGCCGCGCTCGTTGGTGATCAGCACCGCGGGGCTGAACGGCATCGAGCTCTCGCCGGACGGCACCTCAGTGACGATCGGGCCGGGGGCTCAGCTGCTCGATGTCTACAACCGGCTCGCCGCGGCCGGTCGTGCGATCGGCGCGGGCTCGTGCGCCACCGTCGGCGTCGGCGGTCTGACCCTCGGCGGCGGCGTCGGGGTGCTGGTGCGCTCCTTCGGGCTGACGTGCGACCAGCTGACCGGAACGACGATCGTCACGCCCGACGGCGCGGTCCACGAGGTGTCCGCGCAAGCCGAGCCCGATCTCTTCTGGGCGTGCCGCGGCGGTGGCGGCGGGACCGCCGGGGTCGTGACGGCGCTCACGTTCCGCACGCAGGCTGCACCCACCGTGCTGCTGTTCGAGCTGACGTTCCCCTGGTCAGCGGCAGCCGGGGTCGTGGCCGCGTGGCAGCGCTGGGCTCCGACGGCCGACCGGAAGCTCTGGTCGTCGCTGAAACTGCTCGCGGGTTCGCGGCATGCGGGCGGCCCGGCCGTCATCGTCGTCGGAACGTGGACGGGCGCGCAGACCGGAGCGGACGCCTCCGTCGACGCCTTCATCGCTGCCACCGGGGCGACGCCGCTCACCCACGTCGCCTCCGAGCACAGCTACGGCGACGCCATGCGCGCGAACGCCGGCACCGGCGCGCGCGTCTCTGAAGCGGCGACGTCGTCGATCGGGTCACGAGCGCTGGTCGCGGCCGAGATCGAGACTCTGCTCGCGCACGTCGCGCACGCGTCGACGACCGCGGGGCTCACCGAGGGCGGCGTCTCGCTCGACGCGCTCGGCGGAGCCGTCGGCGACATCGGCGCCGCCGACACCGCGTTCCCGTGGCGGTCGGCGCTCTGGACGGCGCAGTACACGGCGACCTTCGCCGACGGCGCCGACCCGGCGCCGTTCGACGCGTACGTGCGCGGATTCCGCGCGGCGATGCGGCCCGCGTGGGGTGACGCGGCCTATGCGAACTACTGCGACGCGGGCATCGCCGACCCGGCCGCGTACTTCGGCGACAACACCGCGCGGTTGCGCCGCATCGCGCGAAGCGCAGACCCGGCAGGTCTGCTCACCCAGCCCCACTGGGTGTGA
- a CDS encoding ABC transporter permease, which produces MNTLSLGMVRTKYEIIAYFREFDALFFTFLFPIIMLGIFSAAFSSQTIGTGADRISLSTYYLPAMAAAGLLLSGVQNLAIAVAQEKSDGTLKTLGGTPLPPLSYFVGKLTSSLLTGAVQLVLLIAVSHFAFGVELPTDPARYLDLLWIFVLGILACGLLGLALSAVPRSGRSATAVVIPVLLFLQFISGVYLPFSQLPSWMQTLASFFPLKWLAQGMRSVFLPDSFKALEVGHAWNLDQVALVVGGWLIVGLVLTRLTFRWIRKDA; this is translated from the coding sequence ATGAACACGCTCAGCCTCGGAATGGTGCGCACGAAATACGAGATCATCGCGTATTTCCGCGAGTTCGACGCCCTGTTCTTCACCTTCCTCTTCCCGATCATCATGCTCGGCATCTTCTCGGCGGCGTTCAGCAGCCAGACGATCGGAACGGGCGCCGACCGGATCAGCCTGTCGACCTACTACCTGCCGGCCATGGCTGCGGCGGGCCTGCTGCTCTCCGGCGTGCAGAACCTCGCGATCGCCGTCGCGCAGGAGAAGAGCGACGGCACGCTCAAGACCCTCGGCGGCACGCCGCTGCCGCCGCTGTCGTACTTCGTGGGGAAGCTCACCTCGTCGCTCCTCACGGGCGCCGTGCAGCTCGTGCTGCTGATCGCGGTCTCGCACTTCGCCTTCGGAGTCGAGCTGCCGACCGACCCGGCGCGCTACCTCGACCTGCTCTGGATCTTCGTGCTCGGCATCCTCGCCTGCGGCCTGCTCGGCCTCGCCCTGTCGGCCGTGCCGCGCAGCGGGCGCAGCGCGACGGCCGTCGTGATCCCGGTGCTGCTGTTCCTGCAGTTCATCTCGGGCGTCTACCTGCCGTTCTCGCAGCTGCCGAGCTGGATGCAGACGCTCGCCTCCTTCTTCCCGCTCAAGTGGCTCGCGCAGGGCATGCGCTCGGTGTTCCTGCCCGACTCGTTCAAGGCGCTCGAGGTCGGGCATGCCTGGAACCTGGACCAGGTCGCGCTGGTCGTCGGTGGGTGGCTGATCGTCGGGCTGGTTCTCACGCGGCTCACCTTCCGGTGGATCCGCAAGGACGCGTGA
- the pyrE gene encoding orotate phosphoribosyltransferase has product MTDTRQQLIDFIKADAVFHGDFTLTSGKKATYYVDLRKVSLDHRVAPLIGRVMLDLIKDVPDVVAVGGMTMGADPIAASILHQGAAAGFAYDAFVVRKEPKDHGRGRQVEGPDLEGKRVIVLEDTSTTGGSPLAAIEALRKVGAEIAGVAVVVDRATGAKEAIEAAGYPYFAAIGLEDLGLA; this is encoded by the coding sequence GTGACTGACACCCGCCAGCAGCTGATCGACTTCATCAAGGCCGACGCCGTCTTCCACGGGGACTTCACGCTGACCAGCGGCAAGAAGGCCACCTACTACGTCGATCTGCGCAAGGTCAGCCTCGACCACCGCGTCGCCCCGCTGATCGGGCGGGTCATGCTCGACCTCATCAAGGACGTGCCCGACGTCGTCGCCGTCGGCGGCATGACGATGGGCGCCGACCCGATCGCGGCCAGCATCCTGCACCAGGGCGCAGCCGCGGGTTTCGCGTACGACGCGTTCGTCGTCCGCAAGGAGCCCAAGGACCACGGCCGCGGCCGCCAGGTCGAGGGCCCCGACCTCGAGGGCAAGCGCGTCATCGTGCTCGAAGACACCTCGACCACCGGCGGCTCGCCGCTCGCGGCGATCGAGGCGCTCAGGAAGGTCGGCGCCGAGATCGCCGGCGTCGCCGTCGTCGTCGACCGCGCGACCGGCGCGAAAGAGGCCATCGAGGCGGCCGGCTACCCCTACTTCGCCGCGATCGGGCTGGAAGACCTGGGGCTCGCGTGA
- a CDS encoding L-lactate permease: protein MFVQPLDPLGSGWASALVAAIPILIFMLCLVVLRLSGIIAALIALVAEVVVALTEFGMPAGSVAGAGLLGFLNAIWPIAYIIVMAVWLYRLSVASGRFEVIRSSIGGVSLDQRIQVLLIAFGFGGFLEGAAGFGVPIAICAALLVQLGFKPVKAAMLCLVANVGAGAYGAVGIPVIVGAQVGGVDLTTLSHNLVMLLQPLTFLVPFLLVVIVDGWRGLRETWPAALVVSIVFSGLQAGALWFLGPELADIGSGLGAMIAVFLLGRVWQPRRIFREDGGVAPVSARHTLGQIAVAWSPFYILTGFILVWSLPWFKNLFVPGGAFAGAVVNVSIPGVTNDITTASGAVVTAQWAFTPVNATGTAILLAVIVSFFTMPKLGASVLFREFVATVRSLWVALALIAAILVLANIANYSGGSATIGSALAAVGKWFPLLAPVIGWFGVFITGSVVNNNTLFAQLQVTTAKNIGVEPALLIAANTAGGTAAKVVSPQSIAIAAGAVGLVGREGEILRASIGYSLGMLAVICLWGFALAQWLA from the coding sequence GTGTTCGTCCAACCACTCGATCCGCTCGGCTCCGGCTGGGCGTCGGCCCTGGTGGCAGCCATCCCGATCCTGATCTTCATGCTGTGCCTCGTGGTGCTGCGCCTCTCGGGCATCATCGCGGCGCTGATCGCGCTCGTCGCCGAGGTCGTGGTGGCGCTCACGGAGTTCGGGATGCCGGCCGGCAGCGTCGCCGGCGCCGGGCTGCTCGGCTTCCTCAACGCGATCTGGCCGATCGCGTACATCATCGTGATGGCCGTGTGGCTGTACCGGCTGTCGGTGGCGAGCGGGCGGTTCGAGGTGATCCGCTCGTCGATCGGCGGGGTGTCGCTCGACCAGCGCATCCAGGTGCTGCTGATCGCGTTCGGCTTCGGCGGATTCCTCGAGGGGGCCGCCGGCTTCGGCGTGCCGATCGCGATCTGCGCGGCGCTGCTCGTGCAGCTCGGCTTCAAGCCGGTCAAGGCGGCCATGCTGTGCCTCGTCGCGAATGTCGGGGCGGGGGCGTACGGCGCTGTCGGGATCCCGGTGATCGTCGGCGCGCAGGTCGGTGGCGTCGACCTGACGACGCTGTCGCACAACCTCGTGATGCTGCTGCAGCCGCTCACCTTCCTGGTGCCGTTCCTGCTCGTCGTCATCGTCGACGGCTGGCGCGGGCTGCGCGAGACGTGGCCGGCCGCGCTCGTCGTGAGCATCGTGTTCAGCGGGCTGCAGGCGGGCGCGCTGTGGTTCCTCGGGCCGGAGCTCGCGGACATCGGCAGCGGCCTCGGCGCGATGATCGCGGTGTTCCTGCTCGGGCGGGTATGGCAGCCGCGGCGCATCTTCCGCGAAGACGGTGGCGTCGCCCCCGTGTCCGCTCGCCACACGCTAGGCCAGATCGCGGTGGCGTGGAGTCCGTTCTACATCCTGACCGGCTTCATCCTGGTGTGGAGCCTGCCCTGGTTCAAGAACCTCTTCGTGCCGGGCGGTGCGTTCGCCGGCGCCGTCGTCAACGTGTCGATCCCGGGGGTCACCAACGACATCACGACGGCCTCTGGGGCGGTGGTCACAGCCCAATGGGCGTTCACGCCCGTGAATGCGACGGGCACGGCGATCCTGCTGGCGGTGATCGTCTCGTTCTTCACGATGCCGAAGCTCGGGGCATCCGTCCTGTTTCGCGAATTCGTCGCGACCGTGCGCTCTCTGTGGGTGGCGCTCGCCCTGATCGCCGCGATTCTCGTGCTCGCGAACATCGCGAACTACTCTGGCGGGTCGGCGACGATCGGGTCTGCGCTCGCCGCGGTGGGCAAGTGGTTCCCGCTGCTCGCGCCCGTGATCGGCTGGTTCGGGGTGTTCATCACCGGCTCGGTCGTGAACAACAACACGCTGTTCGCGCAACTGCAGGTGACGACGGCCAAGAACATCGGGGTCGAGCCCGCGCTGCTGATCGCGGCGAACACCGCGGGCGGCACGGCGGCCAAGGTGGTGTCGCCGCAGTCGATCGCGATCGCGGCGGGCGCGGTGGGTCTGGTCGGTCGCGAGGGCGAGATCCTGCGCGCCTCGATCGGCTACAGCCTCGGGATGCTCGCGGTCATCTGCCTCTGGGGCTTCGCCCTCGCGCAGTGGCTCGCGTGA
- a CDS encoding ABC transporter ATP-binding protein, giving the protein MSSEHVIEVRGLQKSYGLGAGAVRAVDGIDFTIERGEVFALLGPNGAGKSSTVEILEGYHDRSGGDVTVLGVDPQKLHGRGLLDWKARIGIVLQSNTHDNVLTVRQSLTQFASFYPNPREVDEVIAAVGLSEKADARVNKLSGGQRRRVDVALGIIGRPELLFLDEPTTGFDPEARREFWGLIRGLQAEGTSILLTTHYLDEAAQLANRVGIIAAGRLVDLGRVGEIGGPDARVPLVRWREPGAGIREQRTHQPAALVAELVARLGAEPAELEVIRPSLEDVYLQLIKKTPTELADEREGVAA; this is encoded by the coding sequence ATGTCATCTGAACACGTCATCGAAGTGCGCGGGCTGCAGAAGAGCTACGGCCTCGGCGCCGGCGCCGTGCGAGCCGTTGACGGCATCGACTTCACCATCGAGCGCGGCGAGGTCTTCGCGTTGCTCGGCCCCAACGGCGCAGGCAAGTCGTCGACCGTCGAGATCCTCGAGGGCTACCACGACCGCTCCGGCGGCGACGTGACCGTGCTCGGTGTCGACCCGCAGAAGCTGCACGGGCGCGGGCTGCTCGACTGGAAGGCGCGCATCGGAATCGTGCTGCAGTCGAACACGCATGACAACGTGCTCACCGTGCGGCAGTCGCTGACCCAGTTCGCGAGCTTCTACCCGAACCCGCGCGAGGTCGACGAGGTGATCGCGGCCGTTGGCCTCAGCGAGAAGGCGGATGCGCGCGTCAACAAGCTCTCCGGCGGCCAGCGCCGCCGCGTCGACGTCGCGCTCGGCATCATCGGGCGGCCGGAGCTGCTCTTCCTCGACGAGCCGACGACCGGCTTCGATCCCGAGGCGCGGCGCGAGTTCTGGGGGCTCATCAGAGGGCTCCAGGCCGAGGGCACGTCGATCCTGCTCACGACGCACTACCTCGACGAGGCCGCGCAGCTCGCGAACCGGGTCGGCATCATCGCCGCGGGCAGGCTGGTCGACCTCGGGCGCGTCGGCGAGATCGGGGGACCGGATGCCCGGGTGCCACTCGTTCGCTGGCGTGAGCCCGGCGCAGGCATCCGCGAACAGAGAACGCATCAGCCCGCCGCACTGGTCGCCGAGCTCGTCGCCCGCCTGGGCGCAGAGCCCGCCGAGCTCGAGGTGATCCGTCCCAGCCTCGAAGACGTCTATCTGCAGCTCATCAAGAAGACCCCGACCGAACTGGCCGACGAGCGCGAAGGAGTCGCGGCATGA
- a CDS encoding GNAT family N-acetyltransferase: MVAITPIRPEDRAEWLELWDGYLTFYEEELDDTTTLATFARVSTAGSSIHGALARGEDGRAIGLVHWLTHPSTWTVGDYCYLEDLFVSPDARRSGAGAALIEHVRAWAAEHGSAKVYWLTAETNATARALYDRVATQSGFTHYEIGL, encoded by the coding sequence ATGGTGGCCATCACTCCCATCCGCCCCGAAGACCGCGCCGAGTGGCTCGAGCTGTGGGACGGGTACCTCACGTTCTATGAGGAGGAGCTCGACGACACGACCACCCTGGCGACCTTCGCAAGGGTGAGCACGGCCGGCTCGAGCATCCATGGCGCACTCGCCCGTGGTGAGGACGGGCGCGCGATCGGTCTGGTGCACTGGCTGACGCACCCGTCGACATGGACCGTGGGGGACTACTGCTATCTCGAGGACCTGTTCGTCTCGCCCGACGCGCGCCGTAGCGGCGCCGGCGCCGCGCTCATCGAGCACGTGCGCGCGTGGGCGGCCGAGCACGGCTCGGCGAAGGTCTACTGGCTGACTGCGGAGACGAACGCGACCGCCCGCGCCCTCTATGACCGGGTGGCGACGCAGTCGGGCTTCACCCACTACGAGATCGGGCTCTAG
- a CDS encoding NUDIX hydrolase, which yields MLHDDVLAHVSALPAGSIRDAYLKFISSAGERAVRRDGGPEHITASCFVFSPDLRRTLLCFHGKGRFWVQFGGHLEAHDTTLASAAVREAREESGISDLALVSDAIVDLDRHELGGGFACTAHWDVGFVALADLDAAVIVSDESEDVRWFDVDALPADAAAGLAQRIEHALRAVVRAHLAQSDEAVYAPPDERTER from the coding sequence ATGCTTCACGACGACGTTCTCGCCCACGTGTCCGCCCTGCCAGCGGGATCGATACGCGACGCCTACCTGAAGTTCATCTCATCCGCCGGCGAACGAGCGGTTCGGCGTGACGGCGGCCCCGAGCACATCACCGCGTCGTGTTTCGTCTTCAGCCCCGACCTGCGCCGCACCCTGCTGTGCTTCCACGGCAAAGGACGGTTCTGGGTGCAGTTCGGCGGCCATCTCGAGGCGCATGACACCACCCTCGCCTCCGCGGCGGTGCGCGAAGCGCGCGAGGAATCCGGCATCTCCGATCTGGCGCTGGTCAGCGACGCCATCGTCGATCTCGACCGGCACGAGCTCGGCGGCGGTTTCGCCTGCACAGCCCACTGGGATGTCGGCTTCGTCGCGCTCGCGGACCTCGACGCCGCCGTCATCGTCAGTGACGAGAGCGAGGACGTGCGCTGGTTCGACGTCGACGCCCTGCCGGCCGACGCCGCGGCCGGGTTGGCACAGCGGATCGAGCACGCGCTTCGTGCGGTGGTCCGCGCACACCTCGCGCAATCAGACGAGGCCGTCTATGCGCCCCCGGACGAGCGGACCGAGCGGTGA